CCCTTCCCGGTCGAGCTGCACGGCGTCACCGCCGATCAGTCGCTGGCGGCGCTGAAGAAGCTCTTCGCCGCCGATGTCGATCCGCAGCGCGTCGCGGCCATCATCATCGAGCCGGTGCAGGGCGAAGGTGGCTTCTACCCGGCACCTGCCGCCTTCATGAAGGCGCTGCGCGAGCTCTGCGACCAGCACGGCATCCTGCTGATCGCCGACGAGGTGCAAACCGGTTTTGCCCGCACCGGCAGGATGTTCGCGATGGACCATCATGAGGTGGCGCCCGATCTGACGACGATGGCAAAGAGCCTGGCCGGCGGCTTTCCGCTCGCCGCCGTCACCGGCCGCGCCGCGATCATGGATGCGCCGGGACCGGGCGGGCTCGGCGGTACCTATGGCGGCAATCCGCTCGGGATCGCCGCTGCCCACGCCGTGCTCGACGTCATTGCCGATGAAGATCTCTGCAACCGCGCCAACCAGCTTGGCGGACGGCTGAAGCAGCGGCTGGAATCGTTGCGCGAGACGGTGCCGGAGATCGTCGATATCCGCGGACCGGGCTTCATGAACGCCGTCGAATTCAACGACCGGACGACGGGACTGCCGAGCTCGGAATTCGCCAACCAGGTGCGACTGATCGCGCTCGACAAGGGCCTGATCCTGCTCACCTGCGGCGTCCACGGAAACGTCATCCGCTTTCTTGCACCGATCACCATCCAGGACGAGATCTTCGGCGAAGCGCTCGATATTCTCGAAGCCTCGATGCTGGAAGCGAGCGCGGGCCGTTAAGCGCACCCGAACCGGATTTCAATGGCTGCCGGCAACCGGCAGCCACACTCCCAAGGAGGATATGACATGGCTTTCACCAGCGCACTGACCAAGCACGTTACCTTCTCCTCGCCCCTGCTGCGCGATGCCGGCTATATCGACGGCGTCTGGACATCAGGCGATGCCACAAAGACTTTCGACGTGCTGAACCCGGCAACCGGCGAGCTGCTCGCCTCGCTGCCCGATATGGGTGCGGCAGAGACGCGGGCGGCGATCGATGCAGCCCATGCCGCCCAGCCGGGCTGGGCTGCCCGTCCGGCCAAGGAGCGCAGCGCGATCCTGCGCAAATGGTTCGACCTGATGGTCGTCAATGCCGACGAACTCGCCGCGATCCTGACCGCCGAAATGGGCAAGCCGTTCCCGGAAGCGCGCGGCGAGATCCTTTATGCCGCGGCCTATATCGAATGGTATGCGGAAGAAGCCAAGCGAATCTACGGCGAGACGATCCCCGCGCCTTCCGACGATAAACGGATGCTCGTCATCCGGCAGCCGGTCGGCGTCGTCGGAACGATCACGCCGTGGAATTTCCCGGCAGCGATGATCACCCGCAAGATCGCCCCAGCGCTTGCCGTCGGCTGCACCGTGGTCTCGAAGCCCGCCGAACAGA
The nucleotide sequence above comes from Rhizobium indicum. Encoded proteins:
- a CDS encoding 4-aminobutyrate--2-oxoglutarate transaminase, coding for MTATSLTDRKNAAISRGVGMTTQIYADRAENAEIWDKEGRRYIDFAAGIAVLNTGHRHPRVIAAVKDQLDRFTHTCHQVVPYESYVHLAERLNALLPGDFEKKTIFVTTGAEAVENAVKIARAATGRSAVIAFGGGFHGRTFMGMALTGKVVPYKVGFGAMPGDVFHIPFPVELHGVTADQSLAALKKLFAADVDPQRVAAIIIEPVQGEGGFYPAPAAFMKALRELCDQHGILLIADEVQTGFARTGRMFAMDHHEVAPDLTTMAKSLAGGFPLAAVTGRAAIMDAPGPGGLGGTYGGNPLGIAAAHAVLDVIADEDLCNRANQLGGRLKQRLESLRETVPEIVDIRGPGFMNAVEFNDRTTGLPSSEFANQVRLIALDKGLILLTCGVHGNVIRFLAPITIQDEIFGEALDILEASMLEASAGR